The Rhinatrema bivittatum chromosome 10, aRhiBiv1.1, whole genome shotgun sequence DNA segment aacttgtccaaacctgttttaaaccttATGTTGaacagcttttaccatatcctccagcaatgaattccagagcttaattatgcattgagtaaaaaaaatatatttattcttgttttaaatatataccacctagtaacttcattgtatgtcttCCAAtcttttactctttcaaaaagtacaattgattaacatttacacattccattctactcattttaGAAacttatcatatctccctttctctttagcctttccttgaaGGGAATTGTTCGTCCTCAttgttttggtcacccttctctgtaccttttctaactgTGCGATATCTCTTCTTGAGGTATGGTGACCAGACTTGTACACACTGTACTTAAGTGTAATAACAGTTCACTGCTGACTTCATGTTTTATGCCCCCAAACAAATATCTTTAACTACTAAATTGcaaaaaatttgaaaacatttaGTTTGTTTTACATTTACCTCAGTTGAGTTGCATTTAAATCTTATTTTGATGTCCAGTCCTCTGTATTGCCATTGGTTCAGCCAGAatgtgtttcccaaccctctcttgTTGACACTTGACCAGTTAAGTTTTCAAAAtatcaaaatgaatatgcatgagagatgtgTATACCCTGtattccacaatgaatatgcatgagattggagaccctgggtctccaatctcatgcatattcattgtggaaatcctgaaaacccatctggTTAGATGTGCCTCCGGGAGAGGATTGGGAAAACACTGTTCTGCATTGTTTTTAGATTACATATTTGTGACATTAGGAGTTCCTTCAACATGAGAGTTTATATTTAACCATTTTAATAAAGTGATGCACTGTCTTTGATTTGAATCTTTAGTTTTTAAAACATGAATAAAATTTTTCAGTGTCTCAAAGGGACAATGTCTACTGTATCAACTGTCTGGTCATAGATGAGTATAGGCCTCAGAATGGTTGAGGACACTGGAGTGTACAACATGGTACAGGATCTTTCAGCTGATGTGCTAAAATGTTTTACAGTAGATCAAGTGACTTGTTCAAGATCACACTGAGAGGTGAATAGATGAATTTGTACCACTGTGTGTCCATTTTATTTAGCTGCATGCTCAGTTTTCAGTCCACTTCCAGTACTACTTCTGAACCCACGTGTCTGTTCTGTGCAGGACATCAATGCATACAACGGGGAGGAGCCTACTGACACACTCCCTTTTCCGCTGATTGCAGATGACAAGCGTGATCTGGCGATAGCTCTGGGTATGCTGGACCCTGATGAGAGAGACAACACCGGCATGCCTCTAACTGCTCGCTGCGTGAGTCCTCATTTCAAAATCTAGTAGGGCTAACCTTGGCAGAGCCTTTTGTATCTGTGTACTGTGTGGATGTGTCTGGTGCCTAGAATGAATTCAGAGCAGGAAAGCAGGATTCCTCACATtggtgtgactttttttttttttttttaatatatatatatatatatatatcatgtttTTTCAGGGGTTTTGTGTAGTGTGTTCAGAGGGCCCTGTAAACGTATGGTGCTTTGGACAGTGTTTCTGAAACTGGTCTTGAAGTCATCTTCGTCTCCAGCCAGTTTGCTTTCAAGATAGCCACGATAAATATGCAGGGGAGAGATTTGCATGATCTAGCTTcattacatacaggccgattcagtatggtgcgctccaGCTGAGCGCACAGTTAGCGTGTGGAAAACATACGTCCAAAGGGGGCTGCtattatcccttatacagtagtaaggggtaatagcgtgtggaaaacgctcGGCtaacctccccgaaactaatagcgcccacaacatgcaaatgcatgttgatgagcctattagttattcccacgcgatacagaaagtaaaatctgcccaaaggcaggagttaatttcggctggcggcactgggaaagtgtacagaaaagcagaaaaaaatgcttttctgtacaccctcagacttaatatcatagtgatattaagtcgaggccccaaaataaaaaatctgcctgcgggttggaaggcggacactcaattttgcctgaatccatggctgtcagcgggttcgacaacagaGGCTGATAAAATTAAGCATTGGCTGTCacacctgctgacagccgccactcctgtcaataactagcgcctccttattactgcgggccctcatttaaatatagaatcgctcgcctcggagcgccagctctcccacgaattttactgaatcggcccgatacagatctatctcctgcatattcattgtgaatgtccTGAAATGAGACTGGCTAGGGGAGTACTCCATAACCAGCTTCAGAAACAATACTTTAGGAATACAACACGCTAACAATATCCTAAAATGCAATGCCAGCATTAAACtgtcaggagtggccaactccggtcctcgagagccacaaacgggccaggttttcaggatacccacaatgaataaaTGTTAACTGAtgcgaatttttttttttttttttttttaatgttgcttAGTGTGGGCAGTTGCCTTATATCtgtgtttttattgtgtgtgtttgtgatccACATCGATCAATTTCTGAAGAAGGCAGGATACCAGAATTCGTAAATAAATGAATACGCttaagagatttgcatgcactgccccctTGCATATAaattatctcattcatattcattgaagataggcctggttttcagggatATCTGTGGCTCTCAAGGAGCATGAAATGTGTTTTGAACCTGATCATGGTGACTTGGTGGATAATTTGTGAGTAGGGTGTTTGGGCATTTTGCCCCCTGTAATGCTTTCTTGATTCTCCAGGTGTTCATCATTGGCCCAGACAAGAAGCTGAAGTTATCTATACTGTACCCAGCCACTACAGGCAGGAACTTTGATGAGATCTTGAGAGTGGTAGATTCTCTCCAGCTGACTGCAAAACAGAAAGTTGCAACTCCAGTGGACTGGCAGGTAAGGagcctatatattcagcaggtagctggaacaggaggattATCAGTAGATTACcggctggtttctttttttcgTTGCACATTTTTGTTCTGGTTAAATCTGTATGATTTGAGTTTCTCATCTCATTTAGTAAAGTATACCAAGCTCTTAAATTTGCTTACTTCAATAGAGCTTGGACCACAGTTTGCATTTTATAACTTCCACTCCAAAACTGGTTCCAGTAGGGACCTCCAAGggcttttcttttctgtcttctgTGAGGGGCTCATGGTTCATGTTTTGCCACTTCCCTTTATGGGGCAcattggcaattttttttttattttattttttttaaatctaagcatGATGGTCCCCCGCTGCAGTGGAAAAACCTACAGAAGTTGGACAGGAATAAAGACGTCTTCGGCAAAAGGGGATATTTTAGCTTTGTGGTTTGCTTATCAAAATGTTTGTTCTATAAGATTGCCATGGGCTGCTGCTCTTAAATGTTTATGCATTCCAGTAGCAGAAGTGTGTTGCAGAAGCTAAGTAAAGTGCCAGTAGGACCTCAAagaagtgaaaaaagaaaaaaaaaagtgataaactGGTTTTAAGAGGCAGAGATCGAGGGGGGGATTGGCTTCCTAGGCATTCCCATTACACTGCTGGGTTCAGCCTTTTAATAAACTACTTTATCAGTTCTTGAGGACCTGGAGGGAAAAGAGAATCAGGAGTGTAGGAAGTCCAAAAAATATCTAACTAAGATGTACTAAGTTAGAAATCCTAAAGCTAAAATGATACTGTTGAGtgtttgttctctttttttttttttttaaattgctaaacAGTTGACCTGTCTTCTTTATCCTCAGCAAGGAGACAGAGTGATGGTCCTCCCTAATATTCCTGAAGAGGATGCCTGTAAGCTGTTCCCTCGTGGAGTTTTCACCAAAGACCTTCCTTCTGGCAAGAAATACCTTCGATACACACCTCAGCCTAAGGAATAAAGGGAGAGgcatgggagggggaagagggtagGATGGATAGGGGAAGCTGCATTCCAGCAACATAGAATTCTTGATCTATTACACCAAAGTGTCCCCTGCTGTCCATCCTCCAGCTGATTTGATGCTTGTTCCTTAACAGTAAGGCAGGAGAGAACGTTTGCACAGGTCAGCCGCTACAGATAAGGCACGGTACTTCCTTACTACTATTGAATAAATCATAAATTATAAAGCTGAGGTTGTTATGCAAATTTCATGTGTTGATTACTGTAGCAGGCTCATGGCATATAAATTAGGCATGGTCTGAATCTCAGTCCACAGTCATGATCGCAGATGCTGCCTATTTGTATTAGGATTTTTCCTTAGGTGGGTTTTATCAGATTGTGATTGATTTTGCAGATCATAAAATCTGAGTTGGAAAAAGAAGATGCTGGAGAATAACTAAAGTCTAATTCTTCCGCATGCAcattcccaccccccaaaaagtCTAACTTGTGAACTGACTAACCCAATCTTCTGGGAAATCCTGAGATCTATGGCCAGGATATctgttttttcttaattttggCCTGTTTGTACTGAGATCATCTGTTATCAATTTAAATTTTGGTAACAATTGTCAACTCTACCAGCAGCCTCTTGAACTAATACATACGACCCAGTTCTTAAACCAGATTTGTTTTTCTCAGGAAGAGTAACTCAAAGGGTAAAATAAGGTGCTCTGGTGTTGGTGGTGAGCAGTCAGGGCAGTGACTCTAATGTGAGAAGGAATAGCTCTGGGATAATCACTGCTGCAATGGGCCTTTGAGCCAAAGGAAAAAAGATATCCTAGGACATTATTTGTGGCATTTTTCAGTGCTTCATTATCAAAGCTGCTTATAATAACGGGTAGAAATCCTCTGAAttcttataaaaatatataactatataaataagatgttttagtttttttgcaGCATCTTCATCTTGGGGAACAGTTGCCTTATTTGTATGTTGTACATCCCATAAACGTTTGGAGTGCAATAAATagtttgacatcatttggaaacTGTCTATTCTGTGCTTGGTGCTTCGACAGACTTTAAATGCAGAAAGTACTTCACAAACACATTTTTCAGTGTCACTTGGCCTGGATAGGTCCATGCAATTGTCACTATAGCCACTCTGAGCTTTCATGGCAGTTATGCCTCCAGCAGTTGGTAGGAGCTGTCAAGTGCCAGATTGGCATAGACCT contains these protein-coding regions:
- the LOC115100098 gene encoding peroxiredoxin-6-like; amino-acid sequence: MPGLLLGDLFPNFEAETTCGKIKFHDFLGNSWGILFSHPRDYTPVCTTELGRAAQLYPEFEKRGVKMIALSIDNVTDHHGWSKDINAYNGEEPTDTLPFPLIADDKRDLAIALGMLDPDERDNTGMPLTARCVFIIGPDKKLKLSILYPATTGRNFDEILRVVDSLQLTAKQKVATPVDWQQGDRVMVLPNIPEEDACKLFPRGVFTKDLPSGKKYLRYTPQPKE